The Arachis ipaensis cultivar K30076 chromosome B07, Araip1.1, whole genome shotgun sequence genome includes a window with the following:
- the LOC107609950 gene encoding reticulon-like protein B16: MSEYDAQLPTTVVADILLWKRWQLSVGVIVVATIAWFLVDWTSLPFLTICSDVLLILIVLLFLRANYAALRNKQPPTLPELVVSEEMVNNVAASFRVKINNLLLIAHDITIGKDFRIFFKVVGSLWLLSVIGSIFSFFTLAYVGTLLMFTVPVLYSKYGNYVDKCCGMINHQFSKHYRIVDENVFNRLPHNIPKDKES, encoded by the exons ATGTCTGAATACGACGCACAGCTTCCTACTACCGTTG TTGCTGATATTCTATTGTGGAAGCGATGGCAACTTTCCGTGGGTGTCATTGTTGTTGCAACAATTGCCTGGTTCCTGGTTGATTGGACCAGTTTACCCTTTTTAACCATTTGTTCAGATGTCTTGCTGATTTTGATTGTACTCTTGTTTCTGCGTGCTAACTATGCGGCCCTTAGAAATAA ACAACCACCAACATTACCAGAGCTAGTAGTGTCAGAGGAGATGGTCAATAATGTAGCAGCTTCATTCCGGGTCAAGATCAACAATTTGCTCCTTATAGCACATGATATCACTATTGGAAAGGATTTCAGAATTTTTTTTAAG GTGGTGGGTTCTTTGTGGCTTTTGTCTGTCATTGGAAGCATATTCTCTTTCTTCACACTGGCATATGTTG GAACCCTCTTGATGTTTACTGTCCCGGTGTTGTATAGCAAGTACGGAAATTATGTAGATAAATGTTGTGGAATGATAAATCACCAGTTTTCAAAACATTACAGAATTGTAGATGAGAATGTTTTCAATAGATTGCCCCATAACATACCCAAGGACAAAGAGTCTTGA